One Lycium barbarum isolate Lr01 chromosome 5, ASM1917538v2, whole genome shotgun sequence genomic window carries:
- the LOC132641150 gene encoding uncharacterized protein LOC132641150 isoform X1, translated as MWGITRFWEKVYILAEGGSEYCSKKKDDICNEEAGRTLSMSRLKCVLRGLDLKTYIFLFLLVPTCVFGIYLHGQKITYFLRPLWEKPPKPFHEMPHYYHENVSMENLCKLHGWGIREYPRRVFDAVLFSNELEMLTIRWKELYPYITEFVLIESNSTFTGLPKPSYFASHRDQFEFVESRLTYGQIPGRFRKGENPFVEEAYQRLALDYLLKQAGIQDNDLLIMSDVDEIPSRHTINLLRWCDEVPSVLHLRLKNYLYSFEFLVDNNSWRASVHRYQSGKTRYAHFRQSDVILADAGWHCSFCFRHISEFIFKMKAYSHFDRVRFSHFLNPKRVQKVICEGADLFDMLPEEYTFREIIGKLGPIPHSYSAVHLPAYLLENADQYKFLLPGNCMRESG; from the exons atgtGGGGTATCACTAGATTTTGGGAAAAAGTTTATATTTTGGCAGAAGGGGGATCTGAATACTGTTCAAAGAAGAAGGATGATATTTGTAATGAG GAAGCTGGTCGAACATTGAGCATGTCGAGACTAAAATGCGTCCTTCGTGGCTTGGACCTGaaaacatatatctttctttttttgttgGTTCCAACCTGCGTGTTTGGTATATATCTGCATGGACAGAAAATCACGTACTTTTTACGACCTTTATGGGAGAAGCCGCCAAAGCCTTTCCATGAAATGCCTCACTATTATCATGAGAATGTGTCGATGGAGAATCTCTGTAAACTTCACGGATGGGGAATTCGAGAGTACCCTAGGCGTGTCTTTGATGCAGTGTTGTTCAGTAATGAGTTGGAAATGCTGACCATACGGTGGAAAGAGTTATACCCTTATATAACAGAGTTTGTTTTAATTGAATCCAATTCAACATTCACCGGATTGCCAAAGCCTTCATACTTTGCTAGTCACAGAGATCAGTTTGAATTCGTTGAATCAAGGTTGACATACGGACAAATCCCCGGGAGATTTAGGAAAGGAGAAAACCCTTTTGTTGAGGAAGCTTATCAGAGACTGGCATTGGATTATCTTCTCAAACAAGCTGGTATTCAGGATAATGATTTGCTGATAATGTCGGATGTTGATGAGATACCTAGTAGACATACCATTAACCTCTTGAGGTGGTGTGACGAAGTACCTTCAGTTCTTCATCTCCGATTGAAGAACTATCTCTACTCTTTTGAATTCCTTGTGGATAACAATAGTTGGAGAGCTTCTGTTCACCGCTACCAATCTGGTAAGACTAGGTACGCACATTTTCGACAGTCAGATGTCATACTGGCAGACGCAGGATGGCATTGTAGCTTTTGTTTCCGCCACATAAGTGAGTTCATTTTCAAGATGAAAGCCTACAGCCATTTCGACAGGGTTAGATTTTCTCATTTTCTGAATCCAAAGAGAGTGCAAAAGGTAATTTGTGAAGGAGCTGATTTATTTGATATGTTACCGGAGGAGTACACATTCAGAGAAATCATAGGCAAATTGGGACCTATTCCCCACTCCTACTCTGCCGTTCACCTTCCAGCTTATCTTTTGGAAAATGCAGACCAATATAAGTTTCTCTTGCCCGGTAATTGCATGAGAGAAAGTGGCTGA
- the LOC132641150 gene encoding uncharacterized protein LOC132641150 isoform X2 encodes MSRLKCVLRGLDLKTYIFLFLLVPTCVFGIYLHGQKITYFLRPLWEKPPKPFHEMPHYYHENVSMENLCKLHGWGIREYPRRVFDAVLFSNELEMLTIRWKELYPYITEFVLIESNSTFTGLPKPSYFASHRDQFEFVESRLTYGQIPGRFRKGENPFVEEAYQRLALDYLLKQAGIQDNDLLIMSDVDEIPSRHTINLLRWCDEVPSVLHLRLKNYLYSFEFLVDNNSWRASVHRYQSGKTRYAHFRQSDVILADAGWHCSFCFRHISEFIFKMKAYSHFDRVRFSHFLNPKRVQKVICEGADLFDMLPEEYTFREIIGKLGPIPHSYSAVHLPAYLLENADQYKFLLPGNCMRESG; translated from the coding sequence ATGTCGAGACTAAAATGCGTCCTTCGTGGCTTGGACCTGaaaacatatatctttctttttttgttgGTTCCAACCTGCGTGTTTGGTATATATCTGCATGGACAGAAAATCACGTACTTTTTACGACCTTTATGGGAGAAGCCGCCAAAGCCTTTCCATGAAATGCCTCACTATTATCATGAGAATGTGTCGATGGAGAATCTCTGTAAACTTCACGGATGGGGAATTCGAGAGTACCCTAGGCGTGTCTTTGATGCAGTGTTGTTCAGTAATGAGTTGGAAATGCTGACCATACGGTGGAAAGAGTTATACCCTTATATAACAGAGTTTGTTTTAATTGAATCCAATTCAACATTCACCGGATTGCCAAAGCCTTCATACTTTGCTAGTCACAGAGATCAGTTTGAATTCGTTGAATCAAGGTTGACATACGGACAAATCCCCGGGAGATTTAGGAAAGGAGAAAACCCTTTTGTTGAGGAAGCTTATCAGAGACTGGCATTGGATTATCTTCTCAAACAAGCTGGTATTCAGGATAATGATTTGCTGATAATGTCGGATGTTGATGAGATACCTAGTAGACATACCATTAACCTCTTGAGGTGGTGTGACGAAGTACCTTCAGTTCTTCATCTCCGATTGAAGAACTATCTCTACTCTTTTGAATTCCTTGTGGATAACAATAGTTGGAGAGCTTCTGTTCACCGCTACCAATCTGGTAAGACTAGGTACGCACATTTTCGACAGTCAGATGTCATACTGGCAGACGCAGGATGGCATTGTAGCTTTTGTTTCCGCCACATAAGTGAGTTCATTTTCAAGATGAAAGCCTACAGCCATTTCGACAGGGTTAGATTTTCTCATTTTCTGAATCCAAAGAGAGTGCAAAAGGTAATTTGTGAAGGAGCTGATTTATTTGATATGTTACCGGAGGAGTACACATTCAGAGAAATCATAGGCAAATTGGGACCTATTCCCCACTCCTACTCTGCCGTTCACCTTCCAGCTTATCTTTTGGAAAATGCAGACCAATATAAGTTTCTCTTGCCCGGTAATTGCATGAGAGAAAGTGGCTGA